Proteins co-encoded in one Arachis hypogaea cultivar Tifrunner chromosome 13, arahy.Tifrunner.gnm2.J5K5, whole genome shotgun sequence genomic window:
- the LOC112737200 gene encoding uncharacterized protein encodes MKKQWQWQCPTLEINSYTTHNITYTHNITPHLISYYLKTRAIPKPKKKTTTTFHFKSLLLFLHCVVYLTHFTRTLLHCTPRPFSLYFSLHGMYETRTTTTAAMSSRRPPLNKWHLPPPPTPRILHFPRRRRPHNGNNADTLLHGERRASAPPIVLFANGGERREKVAERSSRAVVDEENYCKFQAEMLRAECNLLRMEKEIAFKKLEKTRSKIDTTLRSALRTLVSGRIKICEGENIESVLDEGIRELTEKIQRMQKRSTNSSQASNNYNRRTKNFDKQVSVLQRRLDKIGGSSNDIYLREFQEMANISFSVNTIHESVVARGKLNVEILKRKMEGLSKGVLLKRMEEEYNSMLSSANSSASTSKRVELQDSSSSSIRVPQSHQEKLGYEGGKLCSGECKTIVRRIVEQVRAETEQWSQMQEMLAQVKEEMEELQSSRNFWEDRAQSLQNDVQEWKQRAILSENKTKELEAKIATVSGDLERHDELEKRVVMVCNSKENSNSNRHKEVSGNGESKKAQHAATIGGVLATKRTPFRDIGNSSSLLVNHNAKRFSHFHSHSHSHVASNADKIFCE; translated from the exons ATGAAGAAGCAGTGGCAGTGGCAGTGTCCGACGTTGGAAATAAATAGTTACACCACACACAACATAACATACACACATAACATAACACCACACCTAATAAGCTACTATCTCAAGACTCGAGCAATACcgaaaccaaaaaagaaaacaacaaccACCTTTCATTTCAAATCTCTGTTGCTCTTCTTGCATTGTGTTGTGTACTTAACTCACTTCACGAGGACCTTGTTGCACTGCACGCCCCGCCcattctctctctatttttcatTGCATGGTATGTATGAAACCCGTACCACTACTACTGCCGCCATGTCATCAAGGAGACCCCCTCTGAATAAGTGGCACCTTCCACCGCCTCCCACTCCCCGCATCCTCCACTTCCCTCGTCGCCGGAGGCCCCACAACGGCAACAACGCCGACACCTTGCTTCATGGAGAACGCCGTGCATCGGCCCCTCCCATCGTCCTCTTTGCTAATGGtggggagaggagagagaaagtcgCCGAAAGAAGCAGCAGGGCGGTGGTTGATGAAGAAAACTACTGCAAGTTTCAGGCGGAGATGTTGAGGGCTGAGTGTAACCTTTTGCGGATGGAGAAGGAGATTGCATTCAAGAAGCTCGAGAAGACTCGTTCCAAGATCGACACCACTCTCAGATCTGCACTTCGCACTCTTGTTTCT GGAAGAATAAAGATTTGTGAAGGGGAGAACATTGAGAGTGTTTTGGATGAAGGGATTCGTGAGTTGACGGAGAAGATTCAGAGGATGCAAAAGAGATCAACAAATTCATCCCAGGCTAGTAATAATTATAACAGGAGAACCAAAAATTTCGACAAGCAAGTTTCGGTTTTGCAGAGAAGACTTGACAAGATTGGAGGATCCTCCAATGACATATACTTGAGGGAGTTTCAAGAGATGGCAAATATAAGCTTCTCGGTTAACACCATTCATGAATCCGTTGTTGCAAGAGGAAAACTAAAT GTGGAGATATTGAAAAGGAAAATGGAGGGACTATCAAAGGGGGTATTGTTGAAGAGAATGGAGGAAGAGTACAATTCAATGTTGTCAAGTGCTAACAGTTCTGCTTCAACTTCAAAGAGAGTTGAACTTCaagattcatcatcttcttccatcCGAGTACCTCAATCGCATCAA GAAAAATTGGGTTATGAAGGAGGGAAATTGTGTTCAGGAGAATGCAAGACGATTGTTCGAAGAATCGTGGAGCAGGTTAGAGCTGAAACAGAGCAATGGTCCCAAATGCAAGAGATGCTTGCTCAGGTTaaagaagagatggaggaattgCAGTCTTCTCGCAACTTTTGGGAAGATCGAGCCCAGTCCCTTCAAAATGAT GTGCAAGAATGGAAACAAAGGGCTATTTTgtctgaaaataaaacaaaagagctTGAAGCGAAAATTGCTACGGTCTCTGGTGATCTTGAAAGGCATGATGAATTGGAGAAGAGAGTAGTGATGGTTTGCAACTCAAAGGAAAATAGTAATAGCAACAGGCATAAAGAAGTTTCAGGGAATGGGGAAAGCAAAAAAGCACAACATGCTGCCACCATAGGTGGAGTCCTCGCCACGAAACGAACACCGTTCCGAGACATTGggaactcatcatcattgttggtgaACCACAATGCCAAGCGATTTTCCCACTTCCATAGCCATAGCCATAGCCATGTTGCTTCAAATGCTGACAAGATTTTCTGCGAGTGA
- the LOC112737201 gene encoding cytochrome P450 81Q32 translates to MEEASNWLIPTSIFLLFFFLVSKYILQIHGKHKNLPPSPPSLPMIGHLHLIKQPLHQSFHNLTQKYGHMLFLKLGTRKVLVVSSPSAIEECFTKNDITFANRPTTLAAKLLNYGSRTIGFASYGDHWRSLRRLTTLELFSTNRLAMFESIREEEIRLLVKELFQECSKGGQTQKLKVELRPKFVEVSFNMLLRMISGKRYYGKDIDEEGKEFQILMKEFTALQASCLNDFIPIPEWIDFQGMKKKMVNLMKRVDSFLQKLLDEIQRNRSIRSDNNNGKLNLIEVMLDLQDKEPELYTYETMKGVILAMLIAGSETSAITMEWAVSLLLNNPQTMKKLQHEIETHAGHDQLLNESNASKMKYLQNIITETLRIYPVAPLLLPHESSSDCNVCGYDIPKGTMLLVNLWTLQRDPNLWADPTKFVPERFDDNGDGSKVCYNVIPFGVGRRACPGAVLAKHVMGHALGALFQCFEWEKIEDQVDMAEGIGLTLPKAKPLVAFCKPRQEMVKVLSNI, encoded by the exons ATGGAAGAAGCAAGTAACTGGCTGATACCTACTTCAAtatttctcctcttcttctttcttgtttctaaATACATTCTTCAAATCCATGGCAAACACAAAAACCTACCACCAAGTCCACCTTCTCTACCAATGATAGGTCACCTTCATCTCATAAAACAACCCTTGCACCAAAGCTTTCACAACCTCACACAGAAATATGGCCACATGCTGTTCCTCAAACTCGGCACACGAAAAGTCCTTGTTGTCTCTTCACCTTCCGCCATTGAAGAATGTTTCACAAAGAATGATATCACTTTTGCAAACCGTCCCACCACACTTGCCGCGAAGCTTCTCAACTATGGTAGTAGGACGATAGGATTTGCTTCCTACGGCGACCACTGGCGCAGCCTCCGCCGTCTAACAACCTTGGAGCTCTTCTCTACCAATCGTCTTGCCATGTTTGAAAGCATTCGTGAGGAAGAGATTCGGTTGTTGGTGAAGGAACTCTTTCAAGAGTGCAGCAAAGGTGGTCAAACTCAAAAGTTAAAG GTAGAACTGAGGCCAAAATTTGTGGAAGTCTCTTTCAACATGCTGCTGAGGATGATATCTGGGAAAAGGTACTATGGCAAGGATATTGATGAAGAAGGTAAAGAGTTCCAAATTCTGATGAAGGAGTTCACGGCGCTTCAAGCTAGTTGCTTGAATGACTTCATTCCAATACCAGAATGGATTGATTTTCAAGGCATGAAAAAGAAGATGGTGAATTTGATGAAAAGGGTGGATAGTTTTCTTCAGAAACTACTTGATGAGATCCAAAGGAATAGGAGCATCAGAAGTGATAATAATAATGGGAAACTAAATTTGATTGAAGTCATGTTGGACTTGCAAGATAAGGAACCTGAACTCTACACGTATGAAACAATGAAAGGAGTCATTCTG GCAATGCTGATAGCTGGGTCAGAAACTTCGGCTATTACAATGGAATGGGCAGTGTCGCTTCTCCTCAACAATCCACAAACAATGAAGAAGCTTCAACACGAGATCGAAACACACGCAGGCCATGATCAACTCTTGAATGAATCAAACGCTTCCAAAATGAAGTACCTGCAGAACATAATCACTGAGACACTTCGCATATACCCCGTGGCACCACTTCTCTTACCTCACGAGTCTTCAAGTGATTGCAATGTTTGTGGTTATGACATACCGAAAGGGACAATGCTGCTTGTGAACTTGTGGACACTGCAGAGGGACCCTAACTTATGGGCTGATCCTACAAAATTTGTTCCAGAAAGATTTGATGATAATGGAGATGGTAGTAAAGTTTGTTACAATGTGATTCCATTTGGTGTTGGAAGACGAGCTTGCCCTGGAGCTGTTTTGGCAAAACATGTTATGGGACATGCATTAGGAGCACTGTTTCAGTGTTTTGAATGGGAGAAAATTGAGGATCAAGTGGACATGGCAGAGGGAATAGGGCTTACGTTGCCCAAAGCTAAACCTTTGGTTGCTTTTTGCAAGCCACGTCAAGAAATGGTTAAGGTTCTATCCAATATATAA
- the LOC112732655 gene encoding putative disease resistance protein At3g14460 yields the protein MCLCFCSCFSFWNHHLLYQNLRTHPMDSNPSSNQPKPRAVPKEVIPPDTHETLPPRVGNISRDLADHIPIHSRKSLPTIRDTIGLSPRSPSDATMPFPSTTGPRSRKAVKLTQLKVNLDKDVSPSASSPPFAIHSERSTAEQHVDLLPFISHCSLFPLGYEFSKQELISLWAAQDLFTASSRQVENQVFASLLSDEVVLPSRLDPSMGVFRTFLYKINQSKLKFSAEYARVFDGDIDGVSDDVKHLSLDAKSIKHVGFESLERFRNLETLFVTPTPDFYAHQVPHDLFLRLKHLRALNFSRSHILELPSSLGNLKLLRYLDLSFTPIKRLPDSISSLSNLQTLRLKNCFKLDGLPEEIGKLTSLMHLVFDIIGGSGSMPHGIGNLTSLQTLSKFVVGKDDGCRILELKDLVDLTGSLCILRMENISSFEEAQEVDLSNKKLLSLELIWTTSRECDAVKEEQILQYLQPSLDLEKLEITSYGGFKLPNWISDPSYAHLVDMELYNCMNCECLLPIGKLPSLRFLWIDGMDKLERIDEHFCRDGEDQLYHAFPKLETLSIQSMPQLKEWTGVENGDFPWLNKLEIKFCPELHSLPVLSSLNSLKRLELSYCPNIKYLREIAHVPNVFIDGKKSLVHLKS from the coding sequence ATGTGCCTTTGCTTCTGCAGCTGCTTCTCCTTCTGGAACCACCATCTTCTTTACCAGAATCTACGCACACACCCCATGGACTCGAATCCCAGTTCTAATCAGCCGAAACCAAGAGCTGTTCCAAAGGAAGTTATTCCTCCTGACACACACGAGACTCTGCCTCCGCGGGTGGGGAACATTTCAAGGGATCTCGCGGATCATATTCCTATCCATTCAAGAAAATCCTTGCCCACAATTCGAGATACGATTGGACTGTCTCCAAGATCACCATCTGATGCGACCATGCCGTTCCCTTCTACTACCGGACCGAGAAGTAGAAAGGCTGTGAAATTAACACAGCTCAAAGTTAATCTGGACAAGGATGTTTCTCCTTCAGCATCCTCTCCTCCGTTTGCAATTCACTCTGAAAGAAGCACCGCTGAACAACATGTTGATCTTCTTCCTTTTATTTCTCACTGTTCTCTTTTTCCTCTCGGTTATGAATTTTCCAAACAAGAATTAATTTCCTTATGGGCAGCTCAAGACCTCTTTACCGCTTCTTCTAGACAGGTGGAGAATCAAGTGTTTGCTTCGTTGCTATCTGATGAAGTTGTTCTTCCTTCTAGGTTAGATCCATCTATGGGTGTTTTCCGCACTTTCCTGTATAAAATCAACCAATCCAAATTAAAGTTTTCTGCAGAATATGCCAGAGTCTTTGATGGAGACATTGATGGTGTCTCCGACGATGTTAAGCATTTGTCCTTAGATGCTAAAAGCATCAAACATGTTGGTTTTGAGTCATTGGAAAGATTTCGAAATCTGGAAACGCTGTTCGTTACTCCCACACCTGACTTTTATGCTCATCAAGTCCCGCATGATCTTTTCTTGAGGCTTAAGCACTTGAGGGCATTAAATTTTAGTAGAAGTCATATTTTGGAACTACCTAGTTCCTTGGGGAACTTGAAGTTGCTTCGATATCTTGATCTCTCCTTTACGCCCATCAAAAGATTGCCTGATTCAATTAGTAGTCTTTCTAATTTGCAGACTCTAAGGTTGAAGAATTGTTTTAAGCTAGATGGGTTGCCCGAAGAGATTGGGAAGCTCACCAGTTTGATGCATCTTGTTTTTGACATTATTGGAGGATCGGGTTCTATGCCTCATGGGATAGGTAACCTGACTAGTCTTCAGACTTTGTCCAAATTCGTTGTTGGTAAGGATGATGGTTGTAGGATTTTAGAGCTGAAGGATCTGGTTGATCTGACTGGATCATTATGTATTTTAAGAATGGAAAACATCTCGAGTTTTGAGGAAGCCCAGGAGGTTGATTTGAGTAATAAGAAGCTGCTTAGTCTAGAACTAATATGGACTACCTCACGGGAATGTGATGCTGTTAAAGAAGAACAAATCCTTCAATATCTTCAACCTTCTTTGGATCTTGAAAAGTTAGAAATAACAAGTTATGGAGGTTTTAAGCTTCCAAATTGGATTTCTGATCCATCCTATGCCCATCTAGTTGATATGGAACTTTATAATTGTATGAATTGTGAATGTCTTCTACCCATTGGTAAATTGCCATCTCTTCGCTTTTTGTGGATCGACGGAATGGACAAGCTTGAAAGAATAGATGAACACTTTTGTCGGGATGGAGAAGATCAACTATATCATGCATTTCCAAAGTTGGAAACACTGTCAATTCAATCCATGCCTCAATTGAAAGAGTGGACAGGAGTAGAAAATGGAGACTTTCCATGGTTGAATAAACTTGAGATAAAATTTTGCCCTGAACTGCACTCACTTCCAGTGTTGTCTAGCCTCAATTCTCTTAAGCGTTTGGAATTGAGTTATTGTCCAAATATCAAGTACTTGAGAGAGATAGCTCATGTCCCCAATGTATTTATTGACGGGAAGAAATCACTCGTACATCTTAAGTCTTAA